The following coding sequences are from one Devosia yakushimensis window:
- a CDS encoding AraC family transcriptional regulator: protein MLDRSSAPALSPSVPMDALSEVLQDFRLSGVNYGRCELRHPWGIAFPEQPLLRFHFVSQGPCWLYTEQQGWLELNDGDLVLLPKGIAHRLASAPDVPCNALRSCQVTRFGGNVCEVMQEGPGPTSTLFSGSMVLGARALHPLLDLMPPVIRSCDVATKDPVVTPLLEAMTAEAGQHRMGGATILSRMADLLTARLIRCWFDCTSSPTTGWLAAIRDVHVGRALAAMHRDPGHGWTVESLAATAGQSRSVFAERFSTLLGEGAAHYLTRWRMQLAQEWLGQGELTIAEAASRLGYESEASFARAFKRTTGQSPGAARRTPSGQTGMEFGL from the coding sequence ATGCTTGATCGTTCGTCCGCACCCGCCCTGTCCCCCAGCGTTCCGATGGATGCGCTGAGCGAGGTCTTGCAGGATTTTCGCCTGAGCGGGGTTAATTATGGCCGCTGCGAGCTGCGCCATCCCTGGGGCATTGCCTTTCCCGAACAGCCCCTGCTGCGCTTCCATTTCGTCAGCCAGGGGCCATGCTGGCTCTATACCGAGCAGCAGGGTTGGCTGGAATTGAACGATGGCGACCTGGTGCTGCTGCCCAAGGGCATAGCGCATCGCCTCGCCAGCGCGCCCGATGTGCCCTGCAATGCGCTCAGGAGCTGCCAGGTCACCCGCTTTGGCGGCAATGTCTGCGAGGTCATGCAGGAGGGACCCGGGCCGACCAGCACGCTGTTCAGCGGCTCCATGGTGCTGGGCGCCAGGGCGCTCCATCCCCTGCTCGATCTCATGCCACCGGTGATCCGCAGTTGCGATGTCGCCACCAAGGATCCCGTGGTCACCCCCCTGCTCGAAGCCATGACGGCCGAAGCCGGCCAGCATCGCATGGGCGGGGCTACCATTCTCTCGCGCATGGCCGACCTCCTCACCGCCCGCCTCATCCGCTGCTGGTTCGACTGCACCAGCAGTCCCACCACCGGCTGGCTGGCGGCCATCCGCGATGTGCATGTGGGCCGGGCTTTGGCCGCCATGCATCGCGACCCCGGCCATGGCTGGACGGTGGAAAGCCTGGCCGCCACTGCCGGGCAATCGCGCTCGGTCTTTGCCGAACGCTTCAGCACGCTATTGGGCGAAGGCGCGGCCCACTATCTGACGCGCTGGCGCATGCAGCTGGCCCAGGAATGGCTCGGACAGGGCGAGCTGACAATTGCCGAAGCCGCGTCACGGCTGGGCTATGAATCGGAAGCCTCCTTCGCCCGGGCCTTCAAGCGCACCACCGGCCAATCGCCCGGTGCGGCTCGTCGCACACCTTCCGGACAAACGGGCATGGAATTCGGATTGTAG
- a CDS encoding cytochrome c oxidase subunit 3 — protein MSAILGFIAILTLIVGWFLSRHGLATKPWLEVDSAGGLAAPNPSPYAPAQVGLGVFLAVVGSLFALLITGYLLRSEGLDWRTMPLPWIVWPNTLTLLGTGIALEWALWAARRGDTALVRAGVLIASFCALLFLVGQFAAWRMLAASGNFVNSGPADSFFYLMTAAHGLHVIGGMFALAGTFERIRRRDRADRIRLSVELSATYWLFMLLIWALLLAVLSGSAGEFLALCGQILSQGGLP, from the coding sequence ATGAGCGCCATTCTGGGTTTCATCGCGATTCTCACCCTGATCGTGGGCTGGTTCCTGTCGCGCCATGGGCTGGCGACCAAGCCCTGGCTCGAAGTCGATTCCGCCGGTGGCCTGGCTGCCCCCAATCCCAGCCCCTATGCCCCGGCGCAAGTGGGACTGGGCGTGTTCCTGGCCGTGGTGGGATCGCTTTTTGCGCTGCTGATCACTGGCTATCTGCTGCGTTCGGAGGGGCTGGACTGGCGGACCATGCCCCTGCCCTGGATCGTCTGGCCCAATACGCTGACCCTGCTCGGCACCGGCATTGCACTCGAATGGGCGCTCTGGGCCGCCAGACGCGGCGACACCGCCCTGGTGCGCGCTGGCGTGCTCATCGCCAGCTTCTGCGCCCTGCTATTCCTGGTCGGGCAATTCGCCGCCTGGCGCATGCTGGCGGCGTCAGGCAATTTCGTCAATTCCGGCCCCGCCGACAGCTTTTTCTACCTGATGACGGCGGCCCATGGCCTGCACGTGATCGGCGGCATGTTCGCCCTGGCCGGCACGTTCGAGCGGATCAGGCGGCGCGACCGTGCCGACCGCATCCGGCTCAGCGTCGAGCTTTCCGCCACCTATTGGCTGTTCATGCTGCTGATCTGGGCGCTGCTGCTGGCGGTGCTGTCCGGCTCGGCCGGTGAATTCCTGGCCCTGTGCGGCCAGATCCTGTCGCAAGGAGGTCTGCCATGA
- a CDS encoding MFS transporter, translating into MSNPYAEIFKAPGAKAFASAGFFARMPIAMAPIGIVAMLSQTHGEYWLAGAVSAAYALTNALLAPQISRVVDRLGQARVLAPTTIIAVIAFAVLVLAANQGWPAWTLFAAALGASVMPSFPAMLRARWSELFRDRPELNTAFAFESAADELVYIAGASLSVGLSVSLFPEAGLVVSTILLALGGFAFIVQRATQPKTRSGAEASGASAIWQRPVQIITLALIFVGAIFATAEVSVVAITEELGQPGAASLVIGVYAVGSFVVGLIIGALNLKMALERQLAIALSVLAITAIPLLFVDNVPLLAVAVFVSGVAISPTFITAFGLVERRVPAAILTEGITWVVTGIGIGMALGAFLTGWVVDTYGPANGFWVSVIAAALALTTILLGQKTLAGGSDCADAHPQPAE; encoded by the coding sequence ATGTCGAACCCCTATGCAGAAATATTCAAAGCCCCCGGAGCCAAGGCCTTTGCCAGTGCCGGCTTCTTTGCCCGCATGCCCATCGCCATGGCGCCGATCGGCATCGTCGCCATGCTGTCCCAGACCCATGGCGAATATTGGCTCGCCGGCGCCGTTTCGGCCGCCTATGCGCTGACCAATGCGCTCCTTGCCCCGCAAATCTCCCGCGTGGTCGACCGGCTCGGCCAGGCCCGGGTGCTCGCGCCCACCACCATCATCGCCGTCATCGCCTTCGCCGTTCTGGTGCTGGCCGCCAATCAGGGCTGGCCTGCCTGGACGCTCTTTGCGGCAGCGCTGGGCGCCTCGGTCATGCCCAGCTTTCCGGCCATGCTGCGCGCCCGCTGGAGCGAATTGTTCCGCGACCGGCCGGAGCTGAACACCGCCTTTGCCTTCGAATCGGCAGCCGACGAGCTGGTCTATATTGCCGGCGCGTCGCTTTCGGTGGGGCTCAGCGTCTCCCTCTTCCCCGAAGCGGGCCTTGTGGTCAGCACCATATTGCTCGCGCTGGGCGGCTTTGCCTTCATCGTGCAACGCGCCACCCAGCCCAAAACGCGCAGCGGCGCGGAAGCCTCCGGCGCATCGGCCATCTGGCAGCGTCCGGTGCAGATCATTACCCTGGCCCTGATTTTCGTCGGCGCCATTTTCGCCACCGCCGAAGTCAGTGTCGTCGCCATCACCGAGGAACTGGGACAGCCCGGCGCGGCCAGCCTCGTCATCGGCGTCTATGCCGTCGGCTCCTTCGTCGTGGGGCTGATCATCGGTGCGCTCAATCTCAAAATGGCGCTGGAACGGCAATTGGCCATCGCTCTCTCCGTGCTGGCCATAACCGCGATACCGCTGCTCTTCGTCGATAACGTGCCGCTCCTGGCCGTGGCCGTCTTTGTCAGCGGCGTCGCCATCTCGCCCACCTTCATCACCGCTTTCGGCCTGGTCGAACGGCGCGTGCCGGCCGCCATCCTCACCGAGGGCATTACCTGGGTGGTGACCGGCATCGGCATCGGCATGGCGCTCGGTGCTTTCCTCACCGGCTGGGTGGTGGACACCTATGGCCCCGCCAATGGCTTCTGGGTCTCGGTCATCGCCGCCGCACTGGCGCTCACCACCATCCTGCTGGGGCAAAAGACGCTCGCGGGCGGCTCCGATTGCGCGGATGCTCATCCTCAGCCCGCGGAGTGA
- the coxB gene encoding cytochrome c oxidase subunit II, whose amino-acid sequence MIVAVIMVVIVVASILFHFFSPWWFSPLASNWGYIDSTLVLTFAITGVVFAAVVLFVAYCLYRFRHQEGRKASYEPENKRLEGWLTAITAGGVIAMLTPGLFVWAQYVEVPETATDIEVVGQQWLWNFRLPGADGKLGSADNRLISADNTLGINNQDPLGQDDLVVEGGELYIPVDKPVRFLLRSIDVLHDFYVPEFRAKMDMIPGSVTYFWVTPTQTGTYEILCAELCGVGHSYMRGTVNVVTDEEYQEWLASQATFASLAS is encoded by the coding sequence GTGATCGTTGCCGTCATAATGGTCGTCATTGTCGTCGCGTCGATCCTGTTCCATTTTTTCAGCCCCTGGTGGTTTTCCCCGCTGGCCTCGAACTGGGGCTATATCGACTCGACCCTGGTGCTGACCTTCGCGATTACCGGCGTGGTCTTTGCCGCCGTGGTGCTGTTCGTCGCCTATTGCCTCTACCGTTTCCGCCACCAGGAAGGCCGCAAGGCCAGCTATGAGCCGGAAAACAAGCGGCTCGAAGGCTGGCTCACCGCCATCACCGCCGGCGGCGTCATCGCCATGCTGACCCCGGGCCTGTTCGTCTGGGCGCAATATGTCGAAGTGCCCGAAACGGCCACCGATATCGAAGTGGTCGGCCAGCAATGGCTGTGGAATTTCCGCCTGCCCGGCGCCGATGGCAAACTCGGCAGCGCCGATAACCGCCTGATCAGCGCCGACAATACGCTGGGCATCAATAACCAGGACCCCTTGGGGCAGGACGACCTGGTGGTTGAGGGGGGCGAACTCTACATCCCCGTGGACAAGCCGGTCCGCTTCCTGCTGCGCTCGATCGATGTGCTGCACGATTTCTACGTGCCCGAATTCCGCGCCAAGATGGACATGATCCCCGGCTCGGTCACCTATTTCTGGGTCACCCCGACCCAGACCGGAACCTATGAAATTCTCTGCGCCGAACTGTGCGGCGTGGGACATTCCTATATGCGCGGCACGGTCAATGTCGTGACCGACGAGGAATACCAGGAATGGCTGGCGTCGCAGGCGACGTTTGCCAGCCTCGCCTCCTGA
- a CDS encoding cytochrome C oxidase subunit IV family protein produces MSHSATAAATPTASHDENQQHPIRLYLTVWVWLFILSVGSYMVDILQFQGLLRWGLIVVLMLLKAGLIVSIFMHMRWERLALSYAILVPPVLILVFVALMALESHHTLLTRVLFLNGGT; encoded by the coding sequence ATGAGTCATTCAGCGACAGCCGCCGCAACGCCCACCGCCAGCCATGACGAGAACCAGCAGCATCCCATCCGGCTCTATCTCACCGTATGGGTCTGGCTCTTCATCCTCAGCGTCGGCTCCTACATGGTCGATATCCTGCAATTCCAGGGCCTCTTGCGCTGGGGATTGATCGTCGTGCTGATGCTGCTCAAGGCCGGGCTCATCGTCTCGATCTTCATGCATATGCGCTGGGAACGGCTGGCGCTGAGCTACGCCATCCTGGTGCCGCCGGTCCTGATCCTGGTCTTCGTGGCGCTGATGGCGCTGGAATCCCACCACACCCTGCTGACCCGGGTGCTGTTCCTCAACGGGGGGACGTGA
- a CDS encoding LLM class flavin-dependent oxidoreductase, translating into MSSTSEFLWYIPNDVKPGHRGDTASDGHNSLETLTSHARALEEHGWRGALIGTGWGRPDTFTLAAALAARTTTFEPLIAIRPGYWRPANFASAAATLDQLTGGRVRINIVSGQDNLAAYGDSEGDQAHRYARTREFMALVRRLWTEENVTAAGEHFQVAGSTVVPRIEARGERLHPKLYFGGASDAAERVAASEADVQLFWGEPLAGIAERIERLKALSKAVDRDLPALEFGLRITTLVRDTTAEAWADAEAKVAAMAEGQSGRWSDHKRAVAVGQQRLLDLQAQGDVLDDNLYTAPGRHGGGGAGTTWLVGSAADVANALRKYEALGITHFVLSDTPYLNEIKRQGQHLLPLLRG; encoded by the coding sequence ATGAGCAGCACTTCCGAATTCCTCTGGTACATTCCCAATGACGTGAAGCCCGGTCATCGGGGTGACACGGCCAGTGACGGCCATAACAGCCTTGAGACTTTGACCAGCCATGCCAGGGCCCTGGAAGAGCATGGCTGGCGGGGCGCGTTGATCGGCACGGGCTGGGGGCGGCCCGATACCTTTACCCTCGCCGCGGCGCTGGCGGCGCGCACGACGACTTTCGAGCCGCTGATTGCGATCCGGCCGGGCTATTGGCGGCCGGCCAATTTCGCTTCGGCGGCGGCAACGCTCGATCAGCTGACCGGCGGACGAGTACGGATCAATATCGTTTCGGGCCAGGACAATCTGGCCGCCTATGGCGACAGCGAAGGCGATCAGGCCCATCGCTATGCCCGCACCAGGGAATTCATGGCCCTGGTGCGCCGGCTCTGGACCGAGGAGAATGTGACCGCGGCGGGCGAGCACTTCCAGGTGGCGGGTTCGACCGTGGTGCCCCGAATCGAAGCACGGGGCGAGCGGCTCCATCCCAAACTCTATTTCGGTGGCGCTTCGGATGCGGCCGAGCGCGTGGCGGCCAGCGAGGCCGATGTGCAGCTCTTCTGGGGCGAACCGCTGGCCGGCATTGCCGAGCGGATCGAGCGGCTCAAGGCCCTGAGCAAGGCCGTGGACCGCGACCTGCCGGCGCTGGAATTCGGGCTGCGGATCACGACGCTGGTGCGCGACACGACGGCGGAGGCCTGGGCCGATGCCGAGGCGAAGGTCGCGGCCATGGCCGAGGGACAAAGCGGGAGATGGAGCGATCACAAGCGGGCCGTCGCGGTGGGGCAGCAGCGCCTGCTCGATCTGCAGGCCCAGGGCGATGTGCTCGACGACAATCTTTACACCGCGCCGGGCCGCCATGGCGGTGGCGGAGCGGGAACGACCTGGCTGGTCGGTTCAGCTGCTGATGTCGCCAATGCGCTGCGCAAATATGAGGCGCTGGGCATTACCCATTTCGTCTTGTCCGACACGCCCTATCTCAACGAAATCAAACGGCAGGGCCAGCACTTGTTGCCGCTGCTGCGGGGGTGA
- a CDS encoding heme-copper oxidase subunit III family protein, protein MSDPAVTPSHETSARVPGLRGIVADWSSDQRSFKTASWGKVMMWVFLLSDTFIFGCFLLSYMTARMSTTVTWPNASEVFSLEIAGHHMPLLLIAIMTFVLITSSGTMAMAVNYGYRRDRRKTAILMLLTALFGAMFVGMQAFEWSKLISEGVRPWENPFGAQQFGAIFFMITGFHGTHVTIGVIFLLIVARKVWRGDFDTGRPGFFTARKGRYEIVEIMGLYWHFVDLVWVFIFAFFYLW, encoded by the coding sequence ATGAGCGATCCTGCCGTAACGCCCTCGCACGAGACTTCGGCGCGGGTTCCCGGCCTGCGCGGCATCGTCGCCGACTGGTCCTCCGACCAGCGCTCGTTCAAGACCGCCTCCTGGGGCAAGGTGATGATGTGGGTGTTCCTGCTCAGCGACACCTTCATCTTCGGCTGTTTCCTGCTCTCCTACATGACGGCGCGCATGTCAACGACCGTGACCTGGCCCAATGCCAGCGAAGTGTTTTCGCTGGAGATTGCCGGCCACCACATGCCGCTCCTGCTCATCGCCATCATGACCTTCGTCTTGATCACCTCGAGCGGCACCATGGCCATGGCGGTCAATTACGGCTATCGCCGCGACCGCAGGAAAACCGCGATTCTCATGCTGCTGACCGCCCTCTTCGGCGCCATGTTCGTGGGCATGCAGGCCTTTGAATGGAGCAAGCTGATTTCCGAGGGCGTCCGCCCCTGGGAAAATCCCTTCGGCGCCCAGCAATTCGGCGCCATCTTCTTCATGATCACCGGCTTTCACGGCACCCACGTCACCATCGGGGTGATCTTCCTTTTGATCGTGGCCCGAAAAGTCTGGCGCGGGGATTTCGATACCGGCCGACCCGGCTTCTTCACCGCCCGCAAGGGACGCTATGAGATCGTCGAAATCATGGGCCTCTACTGGCACTTCGTCGATCTGGTCTGGGTCTTCATTTTCGCCTTCTTCTACCTGTGGTGA
- a CDS encoding cytochrome c oxidase subunit I encodes MADIPHEASATVPPAEIEDMELYHPHSWWTKYVFSQDAKVIAVQYSATALVIGFVALVLSWLIRLQLGFPGLVEFIDADRYYQIITMHGMIMVVYLLTALFLGGFGNYLIPLMVGARDMVFPYANMLSFWLYFVAVMLLVISFFVPGGPTGAGWTLYPPQAILSNTPGQQWGIMLMLVSLIIFIIGFTMGGLNYTVTVLQARARGMTLMRLPLTIWGIFVATVMALLAFPALFVAAVMMLFDKYLGTSFFMPTLVEMGEQLSYGGGSPILFQHLFWFFGHPEVYIVALPAFGIVSDLISTHARRNIFGYRMMVWAIVGIGVLSFVVWAHHMYVSGMNPYFGFFFATTTLIIAVPTAIKVYNWVLTLWRGDIHFNPPMLFALGFIVTFVNGGLSGLFLGNVVVDVPLSDTMFVVAHFHMVMGVAPILVIFGAIYHWYPKVTGRMLGDGMAKFHFWVTFLGAYLIFFPMHYLGLMGLPRRYFDTADIMIMSDSAHQLNAFISIMAFIVGFAQIVFVFNLIWSLRHGKPSGPNPWRATTLEWQTPTTPPPHGNWGDHLPNVYRWAYDYSVPGAKEDFIPQNEPGPVTKGDPG; translated from the coding sequence ATGGCCGACATCCCCCATGAAGCGAGCGCCACGGTACCGCCCGCCGAAATCGAGGATATGGAACTCTACCACCCGCATAGCTGGTGGACGAAATATGTCTTCTCGCAGGATGCCAAAGTTATCGCCGTGCAATATTCGGCGACCGCTCTGGTCATCGGCTTTGTGGCGCTGGTGCTGTCCTGGCTGATCCGCCTGCAGCTGGGTTTCCCGGGCCTGGTCGAATTCATCGACGCCGACCGCTATTACCAGATCATCACCATGCACGGCATGATCATGGTGGTGTATCTGCTGACCGCCTTGTTCCTGGGGGGCTTCGGCAATTACCTCATTCCGCTGATGGTGGGCGCCCGGGACATGGTGTTCCCCTATGCCAATATGCTCAGCTTCTGGCTCTATTTCGTCGCCGTCATGCTGCTGGTGATCAGCTTTTTCGTGCCGGGCGGACCGACCGGCGCCGGCTGGACGCTCTATCCGCCCCAAGCCATCCTCTCCAATACGCCGGGCCAGCAATGGGGCATCATGCTCATGCTGGTGTCGCTGATCATCTTCATCATCGGCTTCACCATGGGCGGGCTCAACTATACCGTGACCGTGCTGCAGGCGCGGGCCCGCGGCATGACGCTGATGCGCCTGCCCCTCACCATCTGGGGCATTTTCGTCGCCACCGTCATGGCACTGCTGGCCTTTCCGGCCTTGTTCGTCGCCGCGGTGATGATGCTGTTCGACAAATATCTGGGCACCAGCTTCTTCATGCCCACCCTGGTCGAAATGGGCGAACAGCTCAGCTATGGCGGGGGCAGCCCGATCCTCTTCCAGCACCTGTTCTGGTTCTTCGGGCACCCTGAAGTCTATATCGTCGCCCTGCCCGCCTTCGGCATCGTCTCCGACCTCATCAGCACCCATGCCCGCCGCAACATCTTCGGCTACCGCATGATGGTGTGGGCCATTGTCGGCATTGGCGTATTGAGCTTCGTGGTCTGGGCGCACCACATGTATGTGAGCGGCATGAACCCCTATTTCGGGTTCTTCTTTGCCACCACCACCCTGATCATCGCCGTGCCCACGGCCATCAAGGTCTACAACTGGGTGCTGACGCTATGGCGCGGCGATATCCATTTCAATCCGCCCATGCTGTTCGCGCTGGGCTTCATCGTCACCTTCGTCAATGGGGGCCTATCGGGCCTGTTCCTGGGCAATGTGGTGGTCGATGTACCCCTGTCGGATACCATGTTCGTGGTCGCGCACTTCCACATGGTCATGGGGGTGGCGCCGATCCTGGTCATTTTCGGAGCCATCTATCACTGGTATCCCAAGGTCACCGGGCGAATGCTTGGCGACGGCATGGCCAAGTTCCATTTCTGGGTCACCTTCCTGGGTGCCTATCTCATCTTCTTCCCCATGCATTATCTAGGCCTGATGGGGCTGCCCCGGCGCTATTTCGACACGGCCGATATCATGATCATGTCGGACTCGGCGCATCAGCTGAACGCCTTCATCTCGATCATGGCCTTCATTGTCGGCTTCGCCCAGATCGTCTTCGTCTTCAATCTCATCTGGAGCCTGCGCCACGGCAAGCCCTCGGGCCCCAACCCCTGGCGCGCCACGACATTGGAATGGCAGACCCCCACCACCCCGCCGCCGCATGGCAATTGGGGCGATCACCTGCCCAATGTCTATCGCTGGGCCTATGACTACAGCGTGCCCGGCGCCAAGGAGGATTTCATTCCCCAGAACGAGCCCGGGCCGGTGACCAAGGGAGATCCCGGATGA
- a CDS encoding patatin-like phospholipase family protein, with amino-acid sequence MARQGFSRLRGLVTAVGMALLLAGCTTTSRTPYSLAEDGQASIPGIPAARFWADDSKELVANVGRVATGSQVKFLALSGGGASGAYGAGFLACWSKTGQRPAFSVVSGASVGALIAPFAFLGPAYDPVLTQMFTSGETDGLLQFAGLSGLFGTGLFRDEPLARLVDKYVTPQLLAAIAAEHAKGRVLTVVTTNLDSQRTAVWDMGAIASSRDPHAFALFKSVLLASASIPGVFPAELIKVQANGRSFSEMHVDGGVTANILVVPEAILTSRVSANGAKVEVYAIVNGKLGPDFSVVDPQILPIFQRAFETAIKANTRNSLIASMEFLRRLGGSLKVTAIPETAEGIAATDFDRAKMTRLYDFGCAAAQSGDRWAASL; translated from the coding sequence ATGGCCAGGCAGGGCTTTTCCAGGCTGAGGGGTTTGGTCACGGCGGTGGGCATGGCCCTGTTGCTGGCAGGCTGCACCACGACCTCCCGAACCCCCTATAGCCTTGCCGAAGACGGCCAGGCGAGCATTCCGGGCATTCCGGCGGCGCGGTTCTGGGCCGACGACAGCAAGGAGCTGGTTGCCAATGTGGGGCGCGTCGCGACCGGGTCGCAGGTGAAATTTCTGGCGCTTTCGGGCGGTGGCGCCTCGGGGGCCTATGGCGCGGGGTTCCTCGCCTGCTGGAGCAAAACCGGACAGCGGCCGGCCTTTTCGGTGGTGAGCGGGGCGAGCGTGGGAGCGCTGATCGCGCCCTTCGCCTTTCTCGGCCCGGCCTATGATCCGGTATTGACGCAGATGTTCACCTCGGGGGAAACCGATGGCCTGCTGCAATTTGCCGGGCTTTCGGGCCTGTTCGGAACGGGCTTGTTCCGCGATGAGCCACTGGCGCGGCTGGTCGACAAATATGTCACCCCGCAATTGCTGGCCGCCATTGCGGCTGAGCATGCCAAGGGCCGGGTGCTGACGGTTGTCACCACCAATCTCGATTCCCAGCGCACCGCGGTTTGGGACATGGGCGCCATTGCCAGCAGCAGGGACCCGCATGCCTTTGCGCTGTTCAAATCGGTGCTGCTGGCTTCGGCCAGCATTCCGGGCGTGTTCCCCGCCGAGCTGATCAAGGTGCAGGCCAATGGCCGCAGCTTCAGCGAAATGCATGTGGATGGGGGCGTAACGGCCAATATCCTGGTGGTGCCGGAGGCCATTTTGACCTCCCGCGTTTCGGCCAATGGCGCCAAGGTCGAGGTCTATGCCATCGTCAATGGCAAGCTCGGTCCCGATTTTTCGGTGGTCGATCCGCAGATCCTGCCCATTTTCCAAAGGGCGTTTGAAACCGCGATCAAGGCCAATACGCGCAATTCGTTGATTGCGAGCATGGAATTCCTGCGCCGGCTCGGAGGCAGCCTCAAGGTGACGGCCATTCCCGAGACGGCCGAGGGGATTGCCGCCACCGATTTCGACCGGGCCAAGATGACCAGGCTCTATGATTTCGGTTGTGCCGCCGCGCAAAGCGGCGACCGCTGGGCTGCCAGCCTGTAG
- a CDS encoding TetR/AcrR family transcriptional regulator, giving the protein MTRRTRQEMIVETRAKLLAAGRQAFATLGYAEASMDDFTAEAGLTRGALYHHFGDKKGLFEAVVAEIDGEMTLRLKERAARAPSRWEGFVEEGIGYIEMALEPEIGRIMLRDGPAVMGDPASWPSANGCIMAMKTSLDALLAEGAIRDIDTEATARMVTGASCYAAQWIANAEDPVATSKRATAAYRQLVEGLLREAPERPH; this is encoded by the coding sequence ATGACACGCAGAACCCGTCAGGAAATGATCGTCGAGACCCGCGCCAAGCTCCTGGCCGCGGGGCGGCAGGCCTTTGCCACGCTGGGCTATGCCGAGGCCTCGATGGATGATTTCACCGCCGAAGCCGGGCTGACGCGCGGCGCGCTCTATCACCATTTCGGCGACAAGAAGGGGCTGTTCGAGGCCGTTGTCGCTGAGATCGACGGGGAAATGACCCTGCGCCTCAAGGAGAGAGCCGCCAGGGCCCCGAGCCGCTGGGAAGGCTTTGTCGAGGAGGGGATCGGCTATATCGAAATGGCGCTCGAGCCCGAAATCGGCCGCATCATGCTGCGCGACGGTCCGGCCGTCATGGGCGATCCGGCCTCCTGGCCGAGCGCGAATGGCTGCATCATGGCCATGAAGACCAGCCTTGATGCGCTCCTGGCCGAGGGCGCCATCCGCGATATCGATACCGAGGCAACGGCTCGCATGGTGACGGGCGCATCCTGTTATGCGGCGCAATGGATCGCCAATGCGGAGGACCCGGTCGCGACGTCCAAACGCGCTACTGCCGCCTATCGCCAACTGGTCGAGGGGTTGTTGCGGGAGGCGCCGGAACGGCCGCATTAG
- a CDS encoding MFS transporter, translating to MTDTSMPLDGDAAAQARWSTSTWLAVISMSVATFALVSAEFLPAGLLTPMAADLGISEGTAGQVVTATASVGAVAALFANVAIGRLSRKAVLVGLSALAIASNILAAIATDFWILLLARAGLGIALSGFWSLSAAVVARLVGVNSLGRGMSIIFVGVSLATIAAPSIGALLSDWLGWRTAMAATAGAAAIAMLLQLVSLPSLPAGKGTSLGDVFRLMGRRGIQLGMLAVLLLVTGHFAGFVYVRPFLEQVTQLPASAVAWALLGYGVASVIGNVAGGRMADANVRAALATTGTTLGIAALALVLWGSYTGAAFGFVALWGFAFGTAPIVLQTNLSRAALDALEASGSLMVVCFQVAIAVGAVVGGYIVDGVTVAGTLALTAVLAGLTMLLALLQPRS from the coding sequence ATGACAGACACAAGTATGCCGCTGGACGGCGACGCGGCGGCGCAGGCCCGCTGGAGCACCAGCACCTGGCTGGCGGTCATTTCCATGTCGGTCGCCACCTTCGCCCTGGTATCAGCCGAATTCCTGCCCGCGGGCCTGTTGACGCCGATGGCGGCCGATCTCGGCATCAGCGAAGGCACGGCCGGCCAGGTGGTCACCGCCACGGCCAGCGTGGGCGCCGTCGCCGCCCTGTTCGCCAATGTCGCCATCGGCCGGCTCAGTCGCAAGGCGGTGCTGGTCGGGCTGAGCGCCCTGGCCATCGCCTCCAATATCCTGGCGGCAATAGCCACCGATTTCTGGATATTGCTGCTGGCCCGCGCCGGGCTCGGTATTGCGCTCAGCGGCTTCTGGTCGCTTTCGGCCGCCGTCGTGGCGCGGCTGGTCGGCGTCAATTCGCTGGGCCGGGGCATGTCCATCATCTTTGTCGGCGTGTCGCTCGCCACCATTGCCGCCCCCTCGATCGGCGCCCTGCTCAGCGACTGGCTGGGCTGGCGTACCGCCATGGCCGCAACCGCCGGCGCGGCCGCCATCGCCATGCTGCTGCAATTGGTGAGCCTGCCCAGCCTGCCGGCCGGCAAGGGCACCAGCCTTGGCGATGTCTTCCGCCTGATGGGCCGCCGGGGCATCCAGCTCGGCATGCTCGCCGTGCTGCTTTTGGTCACCGGGCACTTTGCAGGCTTCGTCTATGTGCGCCCCTTCCTCGAACAGGTGACCCAGCTGCCCGCCAGCGCCGTTGCCTGGGCCCTGCTCGGCTATGGCGTTGCCAGCGTCATTGGCAATGTCGCGGGCGGCCGCATGGCCGACGCCAATGTGCGGGCGGCATTGGCCACCACCGGCACCACGCTGGGCATAGCCGCCCTCGCCCTGGTGCTCTGGGGCAGCTATACCGGCGCCGCCTTCGGCTTCGTGGCGCTCTGGGGCTTTGCCTTCGGCACCGCGCCGATCGTGTTGCAGACCAATCTGTCGCGCGCCGCGCTCGATGCCCTGGAAGCCTCGGGCAGCCTCATGGTCGTCTGCTTCCAGGTCGCCATCGCCGTGGGCGCCGTGGTCGGCGGCTATATCGTGGATGGCGTCACTGTTGCCGGCACGCTCGCCCTTACCGCCGTGCTGGCGGGATTGACCATGCTTCTGGCCCTGCTGCAACCGCGCAGCTGA